Genomic window (Bradyrhizobium sp. 186):
GCACCGAATAGGTTGCCCACGCGAACGCGGCGATGAAGGCCGCGATCAGTCCCGGCAACTGGTCCGACGCGAAGCCAGAGGAGTTGCCGGCGAACAGCAGCACGGTACCGACGAGGCCGAGCACGGCGCCGATGACGTGGTGCACGGCAAGCCGCTCGCCCGGCAGGAAGGACGAGAACAGTACGATCAGGAGCGGCCAGAGATAATTCAGCAGGCCGGCTTCAGCCGGCGGCGCGAAGCGGAGCGCGAGGAAATAGAGCGCGTGATAGCCGAACAATCCGCCGACGCCGACGACCCACACGACCAGCGGCTGGCGCAGGCTTTTGGCCGCCTCGCTGCGGCCGATCCAGGTGAGAAGGCCGACGAGACCGCCGATCGCAAAGGTCATCGCGGCGAGCTGGAAGGCCGGGATTTTTCCCGTCGCCACCGTCATCACGGCAAGCAGCGACCACATCAGGATCGCGGTCAGTCCGATCAGGGTGGCCGTGCGCGGATTCATCAATTATGAGGCTCTGAGGACGCGGATGCCCGGCACGAGGCCGGGCATGGCGTCTTCATTATCGTCTTGTCGCGCCCGAAGCTACATGCTTGGCGCCGCATCAGGCATGGTACTGGCCGCCATTGATGGTCAGGGTCGAACCGGTGATGAAGCCGGCCTCGTCGGCGGCGAGGAACACCACGGCGCGGGCGATCTCCTCGGGTTCGCCAAGTCGATTGACCGGGATCTGCGGGATCACGTTCTTCTCCAGCACATCCTTCGGCACCGCCTGCACCATCTCGGTGTTGATATAGCCCGGCGCGATCGCGTTCACGGTGATGCCGCCCTTGGCGTTCTCGATCGCAAGTGCCTTGGTGAAGCCGATGTCGCCGGCCTTTGCCGCGGAATAGTTGACCTGTCCGAACTGCCCCTTCTGGC
Coding sequences:
- a CDS encoding EamA family transporter, whose product is MNPRTATLIGLTAILMWSLLAVMTVATGKIPAFQLAAMTFAIGGLVGLLTWIGRSEAAKSLRQPLVVWVVGVGGLFGYHALYFLALRFAPPAEAGLLNYLWPLLIVLFSSFLPGERLAVHHVIGAVLGLVGTVLLFAGNSSGFASDQLPGLIAAFIAAFAWATYSVLSRRLKAVPTDAVAGFCLATAVLAALMHAVLETTAWPETTLQWLSVIALGIGPVGAAFYAWDIGMKRGDIRVLGAASYATPLLSTGFLIAAGFAKASASIAIAAILIAGGGLIAAKDMVLRKR